Genomic window (Nomia melanderi isolate GNS246 chromosome 14, iyNomMela1, whole genome shotgun sequence):
CGACGATTTGAACAATACCCCGTACGAATGACATTCACGAACGTCGGAAAAAGGACAGAATAATATATGCATCCGACGCGACGAcggaacgatgattattttaaatGCGAAGCGACTGCTCATAATCCATTTTACACGCGGCCATTATGTTCTTTCTCCAATAACGCGCTTAGCGATGCACGCACGGACGCGAGAGAGTTTCGTATTGTACGATGACAGATGTGCGAAACCGGAAACAAAGGTTATAATCTGGCATCTATCGACCCCACGGGCGGAAATTGCGGCCAAGTGAGCACCGATGAGAAACAATCGAATACGAACGGAACAAAACATCGGGAGGGGGACAGAACGGAAGGGTATATAGGGGAACGAGGAATTACTGCTCAGACAGTCACGTTTCACGCACTTTAGAATATCGACGTTCTCTAACAGAGCTGGACAAATAGTAAATACTCGACACTTTATCTATTAACACTTAGACAGCTTGAAACAATACTGTAATCCTTTTCATTAACTTAATTGAACTCGTTCAACAGATTTTATTGGCCTCTTGCACTACGATTTATTTGTGAACTATgattattaggaaaagaaagaactttgatgcttgttctatgtttatgtttactccAAACGTTAATTAGTGATaatagattgataatagaaaaagtaatatataatttatatttaaagaaaataaataacacttaaatttctcaaattcagtttaaaattttcatcgcgagtctaatacgatattgtaggtcgagttaaaaattgtatttcacaGAAGCAGAAAAGGTAATTATCAAATTGCAAATACTCTCAGTTGAAGACTTATTGAATGACagtagaaaaaataaacaaaattcatgtggcaaaataaaattctttttcctaGAATAATGTTCctcttaatttcattaaaattccctTATTAATTATGATCCAATACAACGAAGAATATTTGACACAAAGTCCTTTTTCAAACATTAAGAACTAAATGCTCGAGTCAACGAAGTTTTCCTATGCTCAATCGAGTACGCCGCAAGATCTGCAATCTGCTTCGTCGAGCTCTTTGTTTATCCGCTGCAAATGCATTAAGTTGTTGAATACATGCCTTGTGTAACACCTTGCGTGATCACCAATGGTCTGTAAAGAACGATATAAAAGCTGAAAGACCGCACGTGCCCTATTGTGCACAAGATCAGATGTCGCTCGGTTGGCTTCAGTGTGGTCAACATACGATGGAAACTTGATATAAGGCCTCCTATCCTTCCGGAACTTTGTTCCGCTCGTATGACAGGATGCGGTGCTGAGGGGACAATTTTGTCCTCCGCGTTTCCAGAACAACGCCAATTTTTACCAGCAATGGTCGTGCTGGCAGGCAACGTTCCCTAAACGAATGAAATCTTCTTTTAAAAAGAGATAATagcttattaatatttagtacaCATTAAAACTGAGTGCTTGTACAATTATAAAACTgaagaactacataaaaatgaacaatattaaCTTGAGAATCACGAGGCGATTCCAAACCTCTGACAGTGCACACTTTCACGTAAAAACATTGTCtttcaaaaatgttaatgaagtaaATTTGGAAAAAGTAACTATTATCATCGTATTCatcctttgaaatattcaaagtacacTTTATTTAGAGTAAGGAATTTTTTGTATCAAGAAAAAATAGTTTACTGTTATTTCTGTAGTTGCGAACTGTATATGTGAAAACATTAATGAacgttttattgttttcatgaaattgtgaatgaatattaaatacctTTTTTTGTTTACTAACCGATAAAGTAGTATGATAAGTGTGATATAAATAGTGTCCAgttcaattttaatagaatgcAAACAGGAAACTACAGGGGGTggtgtttatacatttttaatgattttcttcTTAGGGGTGACCCCGACAAAACCGATTATTTCGGTAACACAGCCCTTCACCTAGCGGCAGCGAGGGGTCACGAGTATTGCGTGAAGTTCCTCGTGAAATTCGGCTGTAACATTTGGTCGTTAGACATTGATAGACATTCTGCCAGAGACTTAGCTGCCATAAACGGGAGGGAAATGATCCTCCAATTTCTAGACCTTGCACAGGCCGATCAAGAACTGAACAACCGTAAAAAGAGCCGAATACTCCGGGAGAAGGCTGAGAAAGATGCCGAGAAAAGGTATTTTTAAACAGTGAAAAATAGAACTACTGTGACGAACAAAAATGTAAACGAAAGTAAACGAATGTTGCAACTTACTgctgaaagaaatttaaaatattaaaatattgtgaggttatacaaatattataagcttttttaaaatattataagacaCTATTCAGATACAGGTGTTCAcgtacttttaattttataacaatattcgattagagttaatattaatatctacaagtctatgttacaatattttaaaagcttcattaaaatatgGATTGATCTTTCTGTGGATTATTTTACTTCTTGTTGATTTTATAAACTGATTTTTATCTTGATTTAATAACACTTATACTCACATTTTTTTACttactttatttaataaccACTTCTGATTAAAGTAAGAGAATTCCGAGACTCAGGACACAAAAcgagtaaatattttatgattgaatatttacatttttgatTATCACGTTATCGTTTaacattcataattttaatatggATAATGcctattcataatttataattattaaattacattacattacatttcaCTGCGTTCATAAACAGGTTAAAAGAATACATAAAGAAGCAAAAAATGGCGGAAATTAGAGCCGAGaaggaacaaaagaaattatCGAAGGATCGGACGAAATTGGACTTGGCTACAGTGAACGAAGCTGGTATTCTGCCTTACAAGCCCAGTATATTGACCTTCAAAGGTCGCGTGAAGCCTTCACCGACGTTCAGCGATATCGTCGGCACTAGCGCCAAGAAGCATGGCAGCGCAGTGTGCAGGAAAGCTTTAGCAAGAAAGGCTGTCGATGATTTTAAAATTGTAGAGGTAAGATACTTAGAACTGTATTTCTTTCAGTATTTATTGCATATTCTTTCAAACCCACTTCGTTAAGAGACTTATTTCATGCCCATGTTgcctctaaagtataataattgataacaaaaggatatttaatttaatttacaaaaattgaatttaggcttgttgaattctgtttaaccccttgccctatgatttctttctaaactataaactactttgttattaataatttatcgaaaataatagaaaattccagttttatttacgttttttaaattctatttgaaatcttcgctacGTCTTACACGATCTTgtagggcgaggggttaaaatCTTGACGTAATTAAAGTGATCGCAACCTTTGTAATGCAATTGGGGTCTACTGCATTTCTAGATTGAGGTAAATGGGAAAAAGTCAATTCGTAGCCTCACTGGCCTCAGAAGGGACTCTGAGATCATGTACGTAGGAACTTATGAAACGCAAGCTCAGCAAATGGGGAGAAGGGGGAAAATCTCGGACGTTTGGGGTACTCTGAGCAAGGCGCAGAGCACGCCTGATCTTTTAAGCGATCGCGCATTTGACGAGGAGGTGGAGCatgaagacgaagaagaaataaatggtATCAGAGACACGGCCTTCCTGCAGGAACCGGCGAGCATTTTTAATCGACCTGGTTTTGGATCGGTGGCATTTAGAAGAGCGgtaagtttatatatttttacaatgtatTCTTGCACCAAATTTTGTCGGCGACatttaagaaataattgtataatcactgtgttaaatgttattaaaagtaTAACTATATTCTTTCAACatgaattattagttttttcaaataatccaaTGTCTCCGTAGTGTCataatgtttctttaaaattagaaCAACCGAGTATctaatgattaatatgtaactataaaaattgtaatagatttttttcggtttcttcatatattgattatagtgttaaagtgaaactgtttatttctcaaatcattccggatatttaacgcttttaaaatattaacgattgcgaaacaaggaaactgaAACCCGTTATTTCGACGAGTGCGATTGTTTTAGCGTTGAAATCATAATTCTCCTGTCTGCAAACTTTTGTTGTTAGTTTTCAGAAGAAGATCGTTCTCACAAGCAAACGTAACGCTTTACTCTGTTATTTCCTTGCAACAGGAAGAAGTCTTTCATTGTTCCATTTACTTTTTCATTGTTCTCTCTGTTGTAGTAGTCACCTTCTATTTCTCATTAGCTTAATGAAAGTAACGGATGGAAGCAAAATCAAAGACAACACGAAACGAAGCCGTAGAACCTGCAATCACTTCGTGCACTTTATTTCGCTAAGACAAAGGATGTGCCTTTAAAAATTCACGGTTCAGCAGAATTTAATGGATTTGTTGCAAACGGTTTTACGAAACCGTTGGAAAAACAGTTATATGTAGAGCACGTATATCCCATTCATTCGTTTGTAATTACTCGAGCATCGCAACACTTGTTATAGATAAGGAGAAGTTCAATTGAACGCTCAAATACATGCCACTCCCATCATTGTAGATTTCAGTCCATTCATATTTCGTttctaattgtaaattattgttaTCGTGTACACCGcaaggaaaaatatttaaacgcaCGATTTGTTCCGTGATGGAAGATTCAGATTTTAGTCGTAACACACCGGAAATTTTCAATAACACATGTAttgtttcgatattttgttaTCTCATTAACATGAAAATCATGTCTAACGTGACTGCAACACGCATACCTACAAGCTTAATTGTCCCGCGCTGTCATCGCTCGCGACGCTAATTGCTTCGTAGAAATCGTTACCGGCTGATCGAGAATTGATACCAAAGTTGTTACTTGTTACGTGAAACATGATAAGGCAATTACATGAACAATGCATTTCCATAAAAAAAATCGGTGTACCGTCGTTACCGTAATAGATAGAGTATACCGATAGGGATCGTATTAATGTCACTCGAGATGATTCAACATTTATTAGAAAGCGTAATGCACAATGGACTTTTTAATCTTCAGATTACAACTACTTTTGAGAACATACCTGTCACGCAACTGGATTCGCATCAACAAAATGGTAACTCCTGCATGAATGGCTCTGTGAACGGTTCTATAAATGGCCATCGAGCTAACTCGAATGGACATAACGAAGAAATTAGCATAGGAAGTGCGGGCAGCTTGGCTCGCAGGCAAGGCATGTGGGATGACGATTTACTTTCAGGTAAAAAAAATAACTTAGTACAATGTTTAAATAATCGATGTAACATGATAATAATTAGTGAACGAATAGAGaccattaattataatttcacaaaGATTTAACATCTATTatggtataataataattaatgaaagaataaagaattttcgtcgcaaaatatttaaataaacttcttaTAACTTCATTacgaatagaataattattcataattgtgTGAAGATTTATCAATTTTATCGATTTCTCTTTCAAacgtaaattacaataaaacgtTCGAACCTACGATTatagaagaggaagaggaagaggagaaggaagaagaaaccGACGAAGAATGGACACCACTGCAGAGATTCTTAGTTGCCAATAATCTGTCATCGACGCATCCGATTTTAGAGTCGGAACAAATCGATTTGGAGGCTTTAATGTTGCTCACCGAAGCTGACATCGCGGCCCTTAAACTTCCGCTTGGCCCTAAGCGGAAACTGATGAACGCGATAGCGAACCGGAAGAAAGCATTGAACGCCCCAGAGAATGTCATCAAAGATAGCAGACTGTAAATGTTCTAATACTACGGGAAACGTTAtttctaatgtatttttatcTTGCCTGAATAAGTTCTTAAGTGCCTAACGAAATGCCAGGAAAGTATCTTTTGATATAAAAATACGTTGTatataagtattaaaaaaatgtctgcGCAAGCATTCGGACTGCGAATATAGTTAGAATTCGTACGGAAAAAGGATTATTTCTACGCGATTGGACGTACGAAGAAAATTCAGTGGAATAAACGGGCTAATAGATAGATAATCACTAATCACCTTTCGGTTACAATAAAATCAGattcaattaatacaaaaatgaaagaaaaaatccGCGACGACAATGCGACGACTAAAagctacattaaaatatatatgaaattaacatttaaaacaatttcgaatAATGACGAGGTTGTGAAGAGTCTCAATTAGCCTTAATTTCTTGTACTACGCACGGTGCCTTAATCTAGTGAAACGTACTTCTCATTAAAAGGATGAATGTATATCCCGTTGTTTGAAAGAAGACCTCCAGAAGAAAACGAGTCTGAGTGGTCGGAATCTAGCGTGTTCTCGGCTCTAGCGTGCGGTTGGTCGAAACGGTCACGCACACTAATTACGTCGTATCACGCAACGCACATAGCTAAAGACCCCTCTTGCCCCTGTGACGTCACGGCGGTCTTCTTTCAAACAACGGACGACAAATGGACGTGTAAATGCCAACCGAACGAAATGTACCTCCTCGAATCTCCCGAGTAACGTAAGAAAGGAAAATTCGATTTCGCGATCGTTCGTCGACCCATTTGTGTAagcgaaagaaattttatacgaATTGTACAAATCAAATGcgggaagaaaaataaaaagtcgtGTAAATAcggtaatattatattgtatagagAATGTTTGTGTTTCCAATATGTATGTCATTGAAAGACGGCGACCAAGAGAGAAGTAAGACAATAACGTTTAAGTAATGTTTTCttcgtaattttatttgtaaatgattATCTTACAAACAAGAGACGCAAAAATATAGAAGCTCCTTATGTTCGCAAAAAAATAACAGCACCATTTCTCGCTCTCACCACGAACATAAACATTTTTGTGTCATATCACGGCTCTTTTGTGTTCGTGCAATTATTATAGTACGATAGTACAGTTGTTGGGAGACAAGGGTATGTCACGTTGCGATTAATGTGCATTCAGAATAAAAAAAAGGCTCGTAGAAAATTTCTCGGCGGCCGCGTATCGGTAACACGTACACAAAACTTCTACGCGCCTGTATGACCAGCGTACGAACTACATTTACTGTGAAAAAGATATGATACAGAAGTGATTCCTTGCGATCCCACATACTAAGGCTGTACGATTAATCGATTAATGCACAATAAATACAATGATGTGCGATCGTCCGATCCGATTATCCTAAATAGCTATCGACTCGTTAATATAAAAACGgattaaattcttttcctcttcatttacaattaatcgattaatttcaGAGCCCAATAAGCTACCTTGTCTATTTCTATACGAATACAGAACAGTCGGTTTTGTATAATGGCAACATCTTCATTGGAAACTTCTTGTGttacttttttctcttttcatttttgGCAGCGAGTACGAATTACGCATTCCCCTTGAAAAAAAGACGGAAGTCATtggcattaaaaaaataacaattatttttaatgtaaaatctaAACCCCTTATTGAAAGACATGCTATTCGTACACCCTCCTACGTCAGTTGATAATCTCGAAACACAAAGGAAAGACTCGCTTCAAGCGGACAATTACTTATAAAGAAGTTCGTTT
Coding sequences:
- the Sans gene encoding SAM_USH1G_HARP domain-containing protein Sans; this encodes MTSERFHKAARDGALDILKEATKKDCNARDDGGMTPTLWAAFEGHIDVLRLLVAKGGDPDKTDYFGNTALHLAAARGHEYCVKFLVKFGCNIWSLDIDRHSARDLAAINGREMILQFLDLAQADQELNNRKKSRILREKAEKDAEKRLKEYIKKQKMAEIRAEKEQKKLSKDRTKLDLATVNEAGILPYKPSILTFKGRVKPSPTFSDIVGTSAKKHGSAVCRKALARKAVDDFKIVEIEVNGKKSIRSLTGLRRDSEIMYVGTYETQAQQMGRRGKISDVWGTLSKAQSTPDLLSDRAFDEEVEHEDEEEINGIRDTAFLQEPASIFNRPGFGSVAFRRAITTTFENIPVTQLDSHQQNGNSCMNGSVNGSINGHRANSNGHNEEISIGSAGSLARRQGMWDDDLLSEEEEEEEKEEETDEEWTPLQRFLVANNLSSTHPILESEQIDLEALMLLTEADIAALKLPLGPKRKLMNAIANRKKALNAPENVIKDSRL